In Macaca fascicularis isolate 582-1 chromosome 15, T2T-MFA8v1.1, one genomic interval encodes:
- the DAB2IP gene encoding disabled homolog 2-interacting protein isoform X18, translated as MEPSAATPFRVTVTISASPPPPLPPPSPPRPGCCSATPRPPLPGASWTRRASGLPCSRSHLMPRLKESRSHESLLSPSSAVEALDLSMEEEVVIKPVHSSILGQDYCFEVTTSSGSKCFSCRSAAERDKWMENLRRAVHPNKDNSRRVEHILKLWVIEAKDLPAKKKYLCELCLDDVLYARTTGKLKTDNVFWGEHFEFHNLPPLRTVTVHLYRETDKKKKKERNSYLGLVSLPAASVAGRQFVEKWYPVVTPNPKGGKGPGPMIRIKARYQTITILPMEMYKEFAEHITNHYLGLCAALEPILSAKTKEEMASALVHILQSTGKVKDFLTDLMMSEVDRCGDNEHLIFRENTLATKAIEEYLKLVGQKYLQDALGEFIKALYESDENCEVDPSKCSAADLPEHQGNLKMCCELAFCKIINSYCVFPRELKEVFASWRQECSSRGRPDISERLISASLFLRFLCPAIMSPSLFNLLQEYPDDRTARTLTLIAKVTQNLANFAKFGSKEEYMSFMNQFLEHEWTNMQRFLLEISNPETLSNTAGFEGYIDLGRELSSLHSLLWEAISQLEQSIVSKLGPLPRILRDVHTALSTPGSGQLSGTNDLASTPGSGSSSISAGLQKMVIENDLSGLIDFTRLPSPTPENKDLFFVTRSSGVQPSPARSSSYSEANEPDLQMANGGKSLSMVDLQDARALDGEAGSPAGPDVLPTDGQAPAAQLVAGWPARATPVSLAGLATVRRAGQTPTTPGTSEGAPGRPQLLAPLSFQNPVYQMAAGLPLSPRGLGDSGSEGHSSLSSHSNSEELAAAAKLGSFSTAAEELARRPGELARRQMSLTEKGGQPTVPRQNSAGPQRRIDQPPPPPPPPPPAPRGRTPPNLLGTLQYPRPSSGTLASASPDWAGPSTRLRQQSSSSKGDSPELKPRSVHKQGPSPVSPNALDRTAAWLLTMNAQLLEDEGLGPDPPHRDRLRSKDELSQAEKDLAVLQDKLRISTKKLEEYETLFKCQEETTQKLVLEYQARLEEGEERLRRQQEDKDIQMKGIISRLMSVEEELKKDHAEMQAAVDSKQKIIDAQEKRIASLDAANARLMSALTQLKERYSMQARNGISPTNPTKLQITENGEFRNSSNC; from the exons GTCCCATCTGATGCCAAGGCTGAAGGAGTCTCGCTCCCACGAGTCCCTGCTCAGCCCCAGCAGTGCGGTGGAGGCGCTGGACCTCAGCATGGAGGAAGAGGTGGTCATCAAACCCGTGCACAGCAGCATCCTTGGCCAGGACTACTGCTTCGAG GTGACGACGTCATCAGGAAGCAAGTGCTTTTCCTGCCGTTCTGCAGCTGAGCGGGATAAGTGGATGGAGAACCTGCGGCGAGCAGTGCACCCCAACAAG GACAACAGCCGGCGTGTGGAACACATCCTGAAGCTGTGGGTGATTGAGGCCAAGGACCTGCCGGCCAAGAAGAAGTACCTGTGTGAGCTGTGCCTGGATGATGTGCTCTACGCCCGTACCACGGGCAAGCTCAAGACGGACAATGTTTTCTGGGGCGAGCACTTCGAGTTCCACAACCTGCCACCCCTGCGCACAGTCACTGTCCACCTGTACCGGGAGACcgacaagaagaagaagaaggagcgCAACAGTTACTTGGGCTTGGTGAGCCTGCCCGCTGCCTCGGTGGCCGGGCGGCAGTTCGTGGAGAAGTGGTACCCGGTGGTGACGCCCAACCCCAAGGGCGGCAAGGGTCCTGGGCCCATGATCCGCATCAAGGCGCGCTACCAAACCATCACCATCCTGCCCATGGAGATGTACAAAGAGTTCGCTGAGCACATCACCAACCACTACCTGGGGCTGTGTGCAGCCCTCGAGCCCATCCTCAGTGCCAAGACCAAGGAGGAGATGGCATCTGCCCTGGTGCACATCCTGCAGAGCACGGGCAAGGTGAAG GACTTCCTGACAGACCTGATGATGTCAGAGGTGGACCGCTGTGGGGACAACGAGCACCTCATCTTCCGGGAGAACACACTGGCCACCAAGGCCATCGAGGAGTACCTCAAGCTAGTGGGCCAGAAGTACCTGCAGGACGCCCTAG GTGAGTTCATCAAAGCACTGTACGAGTCAGATGAGAACTGCGAGGTGGATCCCAGCAAGTGCTCGGCCGCTGACCTCCCAGAGCACCAGGGCAACCTCAAGATGTGCTGCGAGCTGGCCTTCTGCAAGATCATCAACTCCTACTG CGTCTTCCCACGGGAGTTGAAAGAGGTGTTTGCCTCGTGGAGGCAGGAGTGCAGCAGCCGCGGCCGGCCGGACATCAGTGAGCGGCTCATCAGCGCCTCCCTCTTCCTGCGCTTCCTCTGCCCAGCCATCATGTCGCCCTCACTCTTCAACCTGCTGCAGGAGTACCCCGATGACCGCACTGCCCGCACCCTCACCCTCATCGCCAAGGTCACCCAGAACCTGGCCAACTTTGCCAA ATTCGGCAGCAAGGAGGAGTACATGTCCTTCATGAACCAGTTCCTAGAGCATGAGTGGACCAACATGCAGCGCTTCCTGTTGGAGATCTCCAACCCCGAGACCCTCTCCAACACAGCTGGCTTCGAGGGCTACATCGACTTGGGCCGCGAGCTCTCCAGCCTGCACTCACTGCTCTGGGAGGCCATCAGCCAGCTGGAGCAG AGCATAGTGTCCAAACTGGGACCCCTGCCTCGGATCCTGAGGGACGTCCACACAGCGCTGAGCACCCCAGGTAGTGGGCAGCTGTCAGGGACCAACGACCTGGCCTCCACACCAGGCTCTGGCAGCAGCAGCATCTCAGCTGGGCTGCAGAAGATGGTGATCGAGAATGATCTTTCCGG TCTGATAGATTTCACCCGGTTACCGTCTCCAACCCCCGAAAACAAGGACTTGTTTTTTGTCACAAGGTCCTCCGGGGTCCAGCCCTCACCTGCCCGCAGCTCGAGTTACTCGGAAGCCAACGAGCCTGATCTTCAGATGGCCAACGGTGGCAAGAGCCTCTCCATGGTGGACCTCCAGGATGCCCGTGCGCTGGATGGGGAGGCAGGCTCCCCAGCGGGCCCCGATGTCCTCCCCACAGATGGGCAGGCCCCTGCAGCTCAGCTGGTGGCTGGGTGGCCAGCCCGGGCAACCCCAGTGAGCCTGGCAGGGCTGGCCACGGTGCGGCGGGCAGGCCAGACACCAACCACACCAGGCACCTCCGAGGGCGCGCCAGGCCGGCCCCAGCTGTTGGCACCGCTCTCCTTCCAGAACCCTGTGTACCAGATGGCGGCTGGCCTGCCGCTGTCACCCCGCGGCCTTGGCGACTCAGGCTCTGAGGGCCACAGCTCCCTGAGCTCACACAGCAACAGCGAGGAATTGGCGGCCGCTGCCAAGCTGGGAAGTTTCAGCACTGCCGCGGAGGAGCTGGCTCGGCGGCCCGGTGAGCTGGCACGGCGACAGATGTCACTGACTGAAAAAGGCGGGCAGCCCACGGTGCCACGGCAGAACAGTGCTGGCCCCCAGAGGAGGATCGACCAGCctccgcccccacccccgccgccACCTCCTGCCCCCCGCGGCCGGACGCCCCCCAACCTGCTGGGCACCCTGCAGTACCCAAGACCCTCAAGCGGAACCCTGGCATCGGCCTCACCTGATTGGGCAGGCCCCAGTACCCGCCTGAGGCAGCAGTCCTCTTCCTCCAAGGGGGACAGCCCAGAACTGAAGCCACGGTCAGTGCACAAGCAG GGCCCTTCACCCGTGAGCCCCAATGCCCTGGACCGCACAGCCGCTTGGCTCTTGACCATGAACGCGCAGTTGTTAGAAGACGAGGGCCTGGGCCCAGACCCCCCCCACAGGGATAGGCTAAGGAGTAAGGACGAGCTCAGCCAAGCAGAAAAG GACCTGGCGGTACTGCAGGACAAGCTGCGAATCTCCACCAAGAAGCTGGAGGAGTATGAGACCCTGTTCAAGTGCCAGGAGGAGACGACGCAGAAGCTGGTGCTGGAGTACCAGGCAcggctggaggagggagaggagcggCTACGGCGGCAGCAGGAGGACAAGGACATCCAGATGAAGGGCATCATCAGCAG GTTGATGTCTGTGGAGGAAGAACTGAAGAAGGACCATGCAGAGATGCAAGCAGCTGTGGACTCCAAACAGAAGATCATTGATGCCCAG GAGAAGCGCATTGCCTCGCTGGATGCCGCCAATGCCCGCCTCATGAGTGCCCTGACCCAGCTGAAAGAGAGGTACAGCATGCAAGCCCGTAACGGCATCTCCCCCACCAACCCCACCAAATTGCAGATTACTGAGAACGGCGAGTTCAGAAACAGCAGCAATTGTTAA
- the DAB2IP gene encoding disabled homolog 2-interacting protein isoform X28: protein MPRLKESRSHESLLSPSSAVEALDLSMEEEVVIKPVHSSILGQDYCFEVTTSSGSKCFSCRSAAERDKWMENLRRAVHPNKDNSRRVEHILKLWVIEAKDLPAKKKYLCELCLDDVLYARTTGKLKTDNVFWGEHFEFHNLPPLRTVTVHLYRETDKKKKKERNSYLGLVSLPAASVAGRQFVEKWYPVVTPNPKGGKGPGPMIRIKARYQTITILPMEMYKEFAEHITNHYLGLCAALEPILSAKTKEEMASALVHILQSTGKVKDFLTDLMMSEVDRCGDNEHLIFRENTLATKAIEEYLKLVGQKYLQDALGEFIKALYESDENCEVDPSKCSAADLPEHQGNLKMCCELAFCKIINSYCVFPRELKEVFASWRQECSSRGRPDISERLISASLFLRFLCPAIMSPSLFNLLQEYPDDRTARTLTLIAKVTQNLANFAKFGSKEEYMSFMNQFLEHEWTNMQRFLLEISNPETLSNTAGFEGYIDLGRELSSLHSLLWEAISQLEQSIVSKLGPLPRILRDVHTALSTPGSGQLSGTNDLASTPGSGSSSISAGLQKMVIENDLSGLIDFTRLPSPTPENKDLFFVTRSSGVQPSPARSSSYSEANEPDLQMANGGKSLSMVDLQDARALDGEAGSPAGPDVLPTDGQAPAAQLVAGWPARATPVSLAGLATVRRAGQTPTTPGTSEGAPGRPQLLAPLSFQNPVYQMAAGLPLSPRGLGDSGSEGHSSLSSHSNSEELAAAAKLGSFSTAAEELARRPGELARRQMSLTEKGGQPTVPRQNSAGPQRRIDQPPPPPPPPPPAPRGRTPPNLLGTLQYPRPSSGTLASASPDWAGPSTRLRQQSSSSKGDSPELKPRSVHKQGPSPVSPNALDRTAAWLLTMNAQLLEDEGLGPDPPHRDRLRSKDELSQAEKDLAVLQDKLRISTKKLEEYETLFKCQEETTQKLVLEYQARLEEGEERLRRQQEDKDIQMKGIISRLMSVEEELKKDHAEMQAAVDSKQKIIDAQEKRIASLDAANARLMSALTQLKERYSMQARNGISPTNPTKLQITENGEFRNSSNC from the exons ATGCCAAGGCTGAAGGAGTCTCGCTCCCACGAGTCCCTGCTCAGCCCCAGCAGTGCGGTGGAGGCGCTGGACCTCAGCATGGAGGAAGAGGTGGTCATCAAACCCGTGCACAGCAGCATCCTTGGCCAGGACTACTGCTTCGAG GTGACGACGTCATCAGGAAGCAAGTGCTTTTCCTGCCGTTCTGCAGCTGAGCGGGATAAGTGGATGGAGAACCTGCGGCGAGCAGTGCACCCCAACAAG GACAACAGCCGGCGTGTGGAACACATCCTGAAGCTGTGGGTGATTGAGGCCAAGGACCTGCCGGCCAAGAAGAAGTACCTGTGTGAGCTGTGCCTGGATGATGTGCTCTACGCCCGTACCACGGGCAAGCTCAAGACGGACAATGTTTTCTGGGGCGAGCACTTCGAGTTCCACAACCTGCCACCCCTGCGCACAGTCACTGTCCACCTGTACCGGGAGACcgacaagaagaagaagaaggagcgCAACAGTTACTTGGGCTTGGTGAGCCTGCCCGCTGCCTCGGTGGCCGGGCGGCAGTTCGTGGAGAAGTGGTACCCGGTGGTGACGCCCAACCCCAAGGGCGGCAAGGGTCCTGGGCCCATGATCCGCATCAAGGCGCGCTACCAAACCATCACCATCCTGCCCATGGAGATGTACAAAGAGTTCGCTGAGCACATCACCAACCACTACCTGGGGCTGTGTGCAGCCCTCGAGCCCATCCTCAGTGCCAAGACCAAGGAGGAGATGGCATCTGCCCTGGTGCACATCCTGCAGAGCACGGGCAAGGTGAAG GACTTCCTGACAGACCTGATGATGTCAGAGGTGGACCGCTGTGGGGACAACGAGCACCTCATCTTCCGGGAGAACACACTGGCCACCAAGGCCATCGAGGAGTACCTCAAGCTAGTGGGCCAGAAGTACCTGCAGGACGCCCTAG GTGAGTTCATCAAAGCACTGTACGAGTCAGATGAGAACTGCGAGGTGGATCCCAGCAAGTGCTCGGCCGCTGACCTCCCAGAGCACCAGGGCAACCTCAAGATGTGCTGCGAGCTGGCCTTCTGCAAGATCATCAACTCCTACTG CGTCTTCCCACGGGAGTTGAAAGAGGTGTTTGCCTCGTGGAGGCAGGAGTGCAGCAGCCGCGGCCGGCCGGACATCAGTGAGCGGCTCATCAGCGCCTCCCTCTTCCTGCGCTTCCTCTGCCCAGCCATCATGTCGCCCTCACTCTTCAACCTGCTGCAGGAGTACCCCGATGACCGCACTGCCCGCACCCTCACCCTCATCGCCAAGGTCACCCAGAACCTGGCCAACTTTGCCAA ATTCGGCAGCAAGGAGGAGTACATGTCCTTCATGAACCAGTTCCTAGAGCATGAGTGGACCAACATGCAGCGCTTCCTGTTGGAGATCTCCAACCCCGAGACCCTCTCCAACACAGCTGGCTTCGAGGGCTACATCGACTTGGGCCGCGAGCTCTCCAGCCTGCACTCACTGCTCTGGGAGGCCATCAGCCAGCTGGAGCAG AGCATAGTGTCCAAACTGGGACCCCTGCCTCGGATCCTGAGGGACGTCCACACAGCGCTGAGCACCCCAGGTAGTGGGCAGCTGTCAGGGACCAACGACCTGGCCTCCACACCAGGCTCTGGCAGCAGCAGCATCTCAGCTGGGCTGCAGAAGATGGTGATCGAGAATGATCTTTCCGG TCTGATAGATTTCACCCGGTTACCGTCTCCAACCCCCGAAAACAAGGACTTGTTTTTTGTCACAAGGTCCTCCGGGGTCCAGCCCTCACCTGCCCGCAGCTCGAGTTACTCGGAAGCCAACGAGCCTGATCTTCAGATGGCCAACGGTGGCAAGAGCCTCTCCATGGTGGACCTCCAGGATGCCCGTGCGCTGGATGGGGAGGCAGGCTCCCCAGCGGGCCCCGATGTCCTCCCCACAGATGGGCAGGCCCCTGCAGCTCAGCTGGTGGCTGGGTGGCCAGCCCGGGCAACCCCAGTGAGCCTGGCAGGGCTGGCCACGGTGCGGCGGGCAGGCCAGACACCAACCACACCAGGCACCTCCGAGGGCGCGCCAGGCCGGCCCCAGCTGTTGGCACCGCTCTCCTTCCAGAACCCTGTGTACCAGATGGCGGCTGGCCTGCCGCTGTCACCCCGCGGCCTTGGCGACTCAGGCTCTGAGGGCCACAGCTCCCTGAGCTCACACAGCAACAGCGAGGAATTGGCGGCCGCTGCCAAGCTGGGAAGTTTCAGCACTGCCGCGGAGGAGCTGGCTCGGCGGCCCGGTGAGCTGGCACGGCGACAGATGTCACTGACTGAAAAAGGCGGGCAGCCCACGGTGCCACGGCAGAACAGTGCTGGCCCCCAGAGGAGGATCGACCAGCctccgcccccacccccgccgccACCTCCTGCCCCCCGCGGCCGGACGCCCCCCAACCTGCTGGGCACCCTGCAGTACCCAAGACCCTCAAGCGGAACCCTGGCATCGGCCTCACCTGATTGGGCAGGCCCCAGTACCCGCCTGAGGCAGCAGTCCTCTTCCTCCAAGGGGGACAGCCCAGAACTGAAGCCACGGTCAGTGCACAAGCAG GGCCCTTCACCCGTGAGCCCCAATGCCCTGGACCGCACAGCCGCTTGGCTCTTGACCATGAACGCGCAGTTGTTAGAAGACGAGGGCCTGGGCCCAGACCCCCCCCACAGGGATAGGCTAAGGAGTAAGGACGAGCTCAGCCAAGCAGAAAAG GACCTGGCGGTACTGCAGGACAAGCTGCGAATCTCCACCAAGAAGCTGGAGGAGTATGAGACCCTGTTCAAGTGCCAGGAGGAGACGACGCAGAAGCTGGTGCTGGAGTACCAGGCAcggctggaggagggagaggagcggCTACGGCGGCAGCAGGAGGACAAGGACATCCAGATGAAGGGCATCATCAGCAG GTTGATGTCTGTGGAGGAAGAACTGAAGAAGGACCATGCAGAGATGCAAGCAGCTGTGGACTCCAAACAGAAGATCATTGATGCCCAG GAGAAGCGCATTGCCTCGCTGGATGCCGCCAATGCCCGCCTCATGAGTGCCCTGACCCAGCTGAAAGAGAGGTACAGCATGCAAGCCCGTAACGGCATCTCCCCCACCAACCCCACCAAATTGCAGATTACTGAGAACGGCGAGTTCAGAAACAGCAGCAATTGTTAA
- the DAB2IP gene encoding disabled homolog 2-interacting protein isoform X4 — MGAGGASFRPLAWASLPLLGPPACALCDDTLCCGESPQERPGSRRSLPGSLSEKSPSMEPSAATPFRVTGFLSRRLKGSIKRTKSQPKLDRNHSFRHILPGFRSAAAAAADNERSHLMPRLKESRSHESLLSPSSAVEALDLSMEEEVVIKPVHSSILGQDYCFEVTTSSGSKCFSCRSAAERDKWMENLRRAVHPNKDNSRRVEHILKLWVIEAKDLPAKKKYLCELCLDDVLYARTTGKLKTDNVFWGEHFEFHNLPPLRTVTVHLYRETDKKKKKERNSYLGLVSLPAASVAGRQFVEKWYPVVTPNPKGGKGPGPMIRIKARYQTITILPMEMYKEFAEHITNHYLGLCAALEPILSAKTKEEMASALVHILQSTGKVKDFLTDLMMSEVDRCGDNEHLIFRENTLATKAIEEYLKLVGQKYLQDALGEFIKALYESDENCEVDPSKCSAADLPEHQGNLKMCCELAFCKIINSYCVFPRELKEVFASWRQECSSRGRPDISERLISASLFLRFLCPAIMSPSLFNLLQEYPDDRTARTLTLIAKVTQNLANFAKFGSKEEYMSFMNQFLEHEWTNMQRFLLEISNPETLSNTAGFEGYIDLGRELSSLHSLLWEAISQLEQSIVSKLGPLPRILRDVHTALSTPGSGQLSGTNDLASTPGSGSSSISAGLQKMVIENDLSGLIDFTRLPSPTPENKDLFFVTRSSGVQPSPARSSSYSEANEPDLQMANGGKSLSMVDLQDARALDGEAGSPAGPDVLPTDGQAPAAQLVAGWPARATPVSLAGLATVRRAGQTPTTPGTSEGAPGRPQLLAPLSFQNPVYQMAAGLPLSPRGLGDSGSEGHSSLSSHSNSEELAAAAKLGSFSTAAEELARRPGELARRQMSLTEKGGQPTVPRQNSAGPQRRIDQPPPPPPPPPPAPRGRTPPNLLGTLQYPRPSSGTLASASPDWAGPSTRLRQQSSSSKGDSPELKPRSVHKQGPSPVSPNALDRTAAWLLTMNAQLLEDEGLGPDPPHRDRLRSKDELSQAEKDLAVLQDKLRISTKKLEEYETLFKCQEETTQKLVLEYQARLEEGEERLRRQQEDKDIQMKGIISRLMSVEEELKKDHAEMQAAVDSKQKIIDAQEKRIASLDAANARLMSALTQLKERYSMQARNGISPTNPTKLQITENGEFRNSSNC; from the exons GTCCCATCTGATGCCAAGGCTGAAGGAGTCTCGCTCCCACGAGTCCCTGCTCAGCCCCAGCAGTGCGGTGGAGGCGCTGGACCTCAGCATGGAGGAAGAGGTGGTCATCAAACCCGTGCACAGCAGCATCCTTGGCCAGGACTACTGCTTCGAG GTGACGACGTCATCAGGAAGCAAGTGCTTTTCCTGCCGTTCTGCAGCTGAGCGGGATAAGTGGATGGAGAACCTGCGGCGAGCAGTGCACCCCAACAAG GACAACAGCCGGCGTGTGGAACACATCCTGAAGCTGTGGGTGATTGAGGCCAAGGACCTGCCGGCCAAGAAGAAGTACCTGTGTGAGCTGTGCCTGGATGATGTGCTCTACGCCCGTACCACGGGCAAGCTCAAGACGGACAATGTTTTCTGGGGCGAGCACTTCGAGTTCCACAACCTGCCACCCCTGCGCACAGTCACTGTCCACCTGTACCGGGAGACcgacaagaagaagaagaaggagcgCAACAGTTACTTGGGCTTGGTGAGCCTGCCCGCTGCCTCGGTGGCCGGGCGGCAGTTCGTGGAGAAGTGGTACCCGGTGGTGACGCCCAACCCCAAGGGCGGCAAGGGTCCTGGGCCCATGATCCGCATCAAGGCGCGCTACCAAACCATCACCATCCTGCCCATGGAGATGTACAAAGAGTTCGCTGAGCACATCACCAACCACTACCTGGGGCTGTGTGCAGCCCTCGAGCCCATCCTCAGTGCCAAGACCAAGGAGGAGATGGCATCTGCCCTGGTGCACATCCTGCAGAGCACGGGCAAGGTGAAG GACTTCCTGACAGACCTGATGATGTCAGAGGTGGACCGCTGTGGGGACAACGAGCACCTCATCTTCCGGGAGAACACACTGGCCACCAAGGCCATCGAGGAGTACCTCAAGCTAGTGGGCCAGAAGTACCTGCAGGACGCCCTAG GTGAGTTCATCAAAGCACTGTACGAGTCAGATGAGAACTGCGAGGTGGATCCCAGCAAGTGCTCGGCCGCTGACCTCCCAGAGCACCAGGGCAACCTCAAGATGTGCTGCGAGCTGGCCTTCTGCAAGATCATCAACTCCTACTG CGTCTTCCCACGGGAGTTGAAAGAGGTGTTTGCCTCGTGGAGGCAGGAGTGCAGCAGCCGCGGCCGGCCGGACATCAGTGAGCGGCTCATCAGCGCCTCCCTCTTCCTGCGCTTCCTCTGCCCAGCCATCATGTCGCCCTCACTCTTCAACCTGCTGCAGGAGTACCCCGATGACCGCACTGCCCGCACCCTCACCCTCATCGCCAAGGTCACCCAGAACCTGGCCAACTTTGCCAA ATTCGGCAGCAAGGAGGAGTACATGTCCTTCATGAACCAGTTCCTAGAGCATGAGTGGACCAACATGCAGCGCTTCCTGTTGGAGATCTCCAACCCCGAGACCCTCTCCAACACAGCTGGCTTCGAGGGCTACATCGACTTGGGCCGCGAGCTCTCCAGCCTGCACTCACTGCTCTGGGAGGCCATCAGCCAGCTGGAGCAG AGCATAGTGTCCAAACTGGGACCCCTGCCTCGGATCCTGAGGGACGTCCACACAGCGCTGAGCACCCCAGGTAGTGGGCAGCTGTCAGGGACCAACGACCTGGCCTCCACACCAGGCTCTGGCAGCAGCAGCATCTCAGCTGGGCTGCAGAAGATGGTGATCGAGAATGATCTTTCCGG TCTGATAGATTTCACCCGGTTACCGTCTCCAACCCCCGAAAACAAGGACTTGTTTTTTGTCACAAGGTCCTCCGGGGTCCAGCCCTCACCTGCCCGCAGCTCGAGTTACTCGGAAGCCAACGAGCCTGATCTTCAGATGGCCAACGGTGGCAAGAGCCTCTCCATGGTGGACCTCCAGGATGCCCGTGCGCTGGATGGGGAGGCAGGCTCCCCAGCGGGCCCCGATGTCCTCCCCACAGATGGGCAGGCCCCTGCAGCTCAGCTGGTGGCTGGGTGGCCAGCCCGGGCAACCCCAGTGAGCCTGGCAGGGCTGGCCACGGTGCGGCGGGCAGGCCAGACACCAACCACACCAGGCACCTCCGAGGGCGCGCCAGGCCGGCCCCAGCTGTTGGCACCGCTCTCCTTCCAGAACCCTGTGTACCAGATGGCGGCTGGCCTGCCGCTGTCACCCCGCGGCCTTGGCGACTCAGGCTCTGAGGGCCACAGCTCCCTGAGCTCACACAGCAACAGCGAGGAATTGGCGGCCGCTGCCAAGCTGGGAAGTTTCAGCACTGCCGCGGAGGAGCTGGCTCGGCGGCCCGGTGAGCTGGCACGGCGACAGATGTCACTGACTGAAAAAGGCGGGCAGCCCACGGTGCCACGGCAGAACAGTGCTGGCCCCCAGAGGAGGATCGACCAGCctccgcccccacccccgccgccACCTCCTGCCCCCCGCGGCCGGACGCCCCCCAACCTGCTGGGCACCCTGCAGTACCCAAGACCCTCAAGCGGAACCCTGGCATCGGCCTCACCTGATTGGGCAGGCCCCAGTACCCGCCTGAGGCAGCAGTCCTCTTCCTCCAAGGGGGACAGCCCAGAACTGAAGCCACGGTCAGTGCACAAGCAG GGCCCTTCACCCGTGAGCCCCAATGCCCTGGACCGCACAGCCGCTTGGCTCTTGACCATGAACGCGCAGTTGTTAGAAGACGAGGGCCTGGGCCCAGACCCCCCCCACAGGGATAGGCTAAGGAGTAAGGACGAGCTCAGCCAAGCAGAAAAG GACCTGGCGGTACTGCAGGACAAGCTGCGAATCTCCACCAAGAAGCTGGAGGAGTATGAGACCCTGTTCAAGTGCCAGGAGGAGACGACGCAGAAGCTGGTGCTGGAGTACCAGGCAcggctggaggagggagaggagcggCTACGGCGGCAGCAGGAGGACAAGGACATCCAGATGAAGGGCATCATCAGCAG GTTGATGTCTGTGGAGGAAGAACTGAAGAAGGACCATGCAGAGATGCAAGCAGCTGTGGACTCCAAACAGAAGATCATTGATGCCCAG GAGAAGCGCATTGCCTCGCTGGATGCCGCCAATGCCCGCCTCATGAGTGCCCTGACCCAGCTGAAAGAGAGGTACAGCATGCAAGCCCGTAACGGCATCTCCCCCACCAACCCCACCAAATTGCAGATTACTGAGAACGGCGAGTTCAGAAACAGCAGCAATTGTTAA